In Cotesia glomerata isolate CgM1 linkage group LG3, MPM_Cglom_v2.3, whole genome shotgun sequence, one genomic interval encodes:
- the LOC123261372 gene encoding uncharacterized protein LOC123261372 codes for MISQNSSLNVNNDCCTSGTSILIADAIAESRDDNSTSDGEDTDISNSDSSSDENIEDDQQDSEFNQERSSIIQSLYENSTRTTDESVLMVPELYIRHKLTKACLNDVLKLLQNLLPEDNQLPKTVFQLFSYVHQLAPPLTVIKHFFCKKCLCYNGFNTDIENCSSCLALKEDVAFFFEIDVHDQIKYMFEHRNLAEKLIQVHLRYDGNITDITDGSEYIRVNSRVNRQKYDLTLVLNTDGLSLVKSSTSHCWPLMFFIAELPEYLRELYLTTVGLWYDKDCKPVMNTFLEPFITKFKKCFNDGILWTHPKTGEKIISRIVVPLIIADAPARAQLQNISNFNGRYGCNICEIKSRKCLAVAGKKRIRIYKFEEAKLRTRKRIKHQVLKVMNSDKKKTSKGIKGNSILSRLPLIDMETCFVPEYMHSVLLGVVRQFISLWLEKKNPWKLRKDLIDEIDEFLLNIQPPYFFGRMPRRLSSFKHYKASEFYNWVLFYSLLALLNKLPVQYIDHWMFLVKGLFILLQKTITAEDLNEAQYLLSLFIEEVETLYTDRELTYNFHQLSHLVLCVKR; via the exons atgatatctCAGAATTCAAGTTTGAATGTCAATAATGATTGTTGCACTTCAGGAACAAGTATTTTGATTGCGGACGCTATAGCAGAGAGTAGAGATGATAATTCGACTTCAGATGGTGAGGATACTGATATTTCTAATAGTGATAGCAGTTCAGATG aaaatattgaagaCGATCAACAAGATAGCGAATTCAATCAAGAACGATCTTCAATAATTCAATCTCTCTATGAAAATAGTACAAGAACAACGGACGAAAGTGTGTTGATGGTTCCAGAATTGTATATTCGACATAAGTTAACTAAAGCTTGTTTGAACgatgtattaaaattactacAAAATCTACTACCAGAAGATAATCAATTGCCAAAAACGGTGTTTCAATTATTTAGCTATGTTCATCAATTGGCACCACCATTAACTGtcataaaacattttttctgtaaaaaatgCTTATGTTACAATGGCTTTAACACAGATATTGAGAACTGCTCTTCTTGTCTTGCGTTGAAAGAAGATGTagctttttttttcgaaattgatGTTCACGatcaaattaaatacatgttCGAGCATCGAAATCTAGctgaaaaattgattcaagTGCATCTGAGATACGATGGGAACATTACTGATATTACCGATGGATCCGAATACATAAGAGTTAATTCTAGAGTGAATCGTCAAAAATACGATTTAACATTAGTGTTGAACACAGATGGTCTGTCTTTAGTTAAAAGTAGTACTAGTCATTGCTGGCCACTAATGTTTTTTATAGCAGAACTTCCAGAATACCTCCGAGAATTATATCTTACGACTGTAGGCCTCTGGTATGATAAAGATTGTAAGCCAGTGATGAACACATTTCTTGAACCATTTAtcacaaaattcaaaaaatgttttaatgaTGGTATTCTATGGACCCATCCAAAGACgggtgaaaaaattatttcacgaATTGTAGTTCCTTTGATAATAGCTGATGCGCCAGCAAGGGCTCAACTGCAGAATATTTCAAACTTCAATGGGCGTTATGGATGCAATATATGTGAaataaaatcaagaaaatgtCTTGCTGTTGCaggaaaaaaaagaatacgtatttataaatttgaggAAGCTAAACTAAGAACTAGAAAAAGGATAAAACATCAAGTACTTAAAGTTATGaatagtgataaaaaaaaaacatcaaaaggTATTAAAGGGAATTCTATCCTTTCACGACTGCCTTTGATTGACATGGAAACATGCTTTGTTCCAGAGTATATGCATTCTGTTTTGCTAGGAGTTGTTCgacaatttataagtttatgGCTTGAGAAGAAAAACCCATGGAAATTAAGAAAAGACTTAATCGATGAAATTGATgaatttctattaaatattcaaccaCCATACTTTTTTGGAAGAATGCCACGTAGATTGTCGTCATTTAAACATTATAAAGCttctgaattttataattgggTTCTGTTTTATTCTCTTCTTGCtctattgaataaattacCAGTTCAATATATCGACCATTGGATGTTCTTAGTTAAGGGTCTCTTtattttacttcaaaaaaCCATAACAGCAGAAGACCTTAATGAAGCACAatatttattgtcattattcATAGAAGAAGTTGAGACTTTATACACAGACCGAGAATTAACATACAATTTCCACCAGCTTTCACATCTTGTTTTGTGTGTTAAGCGCTAG
- the LOC123261735 gene encoding uncharacterized protein LOC123261735, giving the protein MTSEKNVNQVVSTEKKTDEVEVKDKNDSGKLNESQNVKQLFSPNYDDGKMKHLGNDVYCREVIYSSALGASHKATHLARRLLEGVFKHEALMGCTLTGQAPRGTSKKLIVKPLDQRAKDAIVDFSMRIATEKNWPSQNRGTIFKEMSQKLTEYKRDHNKKNPTQQ; this is encoded by the exons AtgacttcagaaaaaaatgttaatcaaGTGGTatcaacagaaaaaaaaactgatgagGTAGaagtaaaagataaaaatgattCCGGTAAGCTCAACGAGAGTCAAAATGTTAAGCAATTATTTTCTCCTAATTATGATGACGGAAAA ATGAAACATCTTGGAAATGATGTTTACTGCAGAGAAGTAATCTATAGTTCAGCGTTGGGAGCTTCGCACAAGGCAACGCACTTGGCAAGAAGGTTGCTAGAAGGTGTGTTTAAGCACGAAGCCTTGATGGGTTGTACTTTAACAGGGCAGGCCCCACGAGgtacaagtaaaaaattaatagttaagcCATTAGATCAGCGTGCGAAGGATGCAATTGTTG acttTTCAATGCGTATAGCTACTGAAAAAAACTGGCCAAGTCAAAACCGTGGTACTATATTCAAAGAAATGAGTCAAAAATTAACCGAGTACAAACGtgatcacaataaaaaaaatccgacacaacaataa